The sequence below is a genomic window from Armatimonadota bacterium.
GATGATCGCAGGCGAGGACCCGTACCGCTTCCGAGGCTATAAGAACATCCACGGCGTGCACATCCGACCCGATGGTCAGGGCGGGTGCGGGAGCTATCAGTACAACAAGAAATAGCCGATTGGCCTAGTCTTCCGATCCTGATTGTGATATAGTTTGAACAAGTGTTCAAATGATTGAACAATCGGTCAATAAGTCGGCCCGTCGAACCAATGACCCGGTTGCGACGAGGGCGAAGATACTGGAGACGAGCATTCGGCTCTTTAACGAGTATGGGTACCACTCGGTGTCGTTTGCGCAGATCGCGAAAGCGACGGGATTCCCCAAGAGCTTGGTGGCGTACCACTTCGGCACGAAGGAGGAGCTTTGGGGGGCGGTGACGGCGCACATGATGAAGCCTGCGGCTGAGGCAATGGATCTCTTTCTCGCCGGAAAGCTGACGGTCGGCGAACTGCTGACCATGCGTTTGCAGATGCTGGCGGCTTCTCCTCAGCGCGCAAGATTCGTCGCCTGGACCAGTCTTTCCAACATCGATATTCCACTGCCTCTTCGCGAACGCCGGGACCTCATGCGCAAGCGCATCGTAGACATCGACGCCGAAACGGTCCGGCGATGCCTGATGGCGCTCGCCCTGATGGATGGCTGGTTCCTCAATCGTTCCAGCTACGCCCTCTTGATTGGGGAAGAGGCTGTCGACTCGGTCACGACCGAAAGGTTAAAGATTGAGATCGAAAAATTGATCGGATTGCCATTGGAGTCTGAAGCATGAAGAAATTTGCTCCGCTTATCATCATCGCCGTCGTGACCATCGGCGGGTACTTCATCGACCAAAGCCGTCGAGCGCGCGACAGTCAGGTTTCTGGCTTTTTTGAAACCCAGCCAATTAGGGTGGCTT
It includes:
- a CDS encoding TetR family transcriptional regulator, with protein sequence MIEQSVNKSARRTNDPVATRAKILETSIRLFNEYGYHSVSFAQIAKATGFPKSLVAYHFGTKEELWGAVTAHMMKPAAEAMDLFLAGKLTVGELLTMRLQMLAASPQRARFVAWTSLSNIDIPLPLRERRDLMRKRIVDIDAETVRRCLMALALMDGWFLNRSSYALLIGEEAVDSVTTERLKIEIEKLIGLPLESEA